One part of the Sphingopyxis sp. TUF1 genome encodes these proteins:
- a CDS encoding HAD-IIIA family hydrolase produces the protein MKQAVFLVGGLGSRLGDVTRQTPKPLLPVSGRPFLDYLVEDIARHGITDVLFLAQFEADQVSDYCNSTPLRARFGLSMNVAVEPDRAGTGGALWHARDHLDDRFLLLNGDSWVNGNYLSLSHILRGEDVEVAIALRRVPDVERYGQVTVDGKFVTSFAEKNAGSGEGYINAGVYAMSREILGYLTPDCSLERDVLPRLVDARRVGHVTFDGYFIDIGIPSTLTEARSDFVEHYRRPAVFFDRDGVLNVDHGHVGSVDRFEWMPGAIDAIRAVNDAGWFAFVVTNQAGVAKGYYDEQSVQVLHRHMQSELRRAGAHVDEFRYCPHHPEGSVADYSMLCADRKPGPGMILDLLERWPVDAGQSFLVGDKESDIEAARRASIRAVLYAERDPLNQWLERQCPPFPPFSLR, from the coding sequence ATGAAGCAGGCAGTATTTCTTGTCGGCGGACTTGGATCGCGTCTTGGTGATGTAACAAGGCAGACGCCGAAGCCGTTACTTCCCGTTTCGGGAAGGCCGTTCCTCGACTATTTGGTCGAGGACATTGCGCGCCATGGAATTACCGATGTCCTGTTCTTGGCGCAGTTCGAGGCTGATCAGGTTAGCGATTATTGCAATTCCACGCCGCTGCGCGCGCGGTTCGGGCTTTCGATGAACGTGGCTGTCGAGCCCGATCGTGCGGGGACAGGCGGTGCTCTGTGGCATGCGCGCGATCATCTGGATGATCGCTTCCTGTTGCTGAACGGCGATAGCTGGGTGAATGGAAACTACCTGAGCTTGTCGCATATCTTGCGGGGCGAAGATGTCGAGGTCGCGATCGCGTTGCGGCGCGTCCCCGATGTCGAACGCTATGGCCAGGTCACGGTCGATGGGAAGTTTGTAACCTCATTCGCCGAAAAGAACGCTGGATCGGGCGAGGGATATATCAATGCCGGCGTCTATGCGATGTCTCGCGAGATACTGGGCTATTTGACGCCTGACTGTTCGCTGGAGCGCGACGTCCTTCCGCGGTTGGTCGATGCGCGGAGGGTCGGCCATGTGACTTTCGACGGCTATTTTATCGATATCGGTATCCCCTCGACCTTGACGGAAGCTCGAAGCGACTTTGTCGAGCATTACCGCAGACCTGCCGTTTTCTTCGATCGCGACGGTGTGCTGAACGTGGATCATGGGCATGTCGGGTCCGTCGATCGTTTCGAATGGATGCCGGGCGCCATCGACGCTATCAGAGCGGTGAACGACGCGGGATGGTTCGCGTTCGTCGTGACAAACCAGGCCGGCGTTGCGAAAGGCTATTACGACGAACAGTCCGTTCAGGTGCTGCACCGGCATATGCAGTCCGAGCTCCGCCGCGCGGGCGCACACGTCGATGAATTCCGTTACTGCCCGCATCACCCGGAAGGAAGCGTGGCCGATTATTCGATGCTCTGCGCTGATCGCAAACCCGGGCCAGGAATGATATTGGATCTACTTGAGAGATGGCCGGTCGACGCTGGGCAATCCTTTCTTGTGGGAGACAAGGAGAGCGACATCGAGGCAGCGCGACGCGCATCGATACGAGCAGTCCTTTACGCTGAACGAGATCCCCTCAATCAATGGCTGGAGCGGCAATGTCCGCCTTTCCCGCCTTTTTCCCTTAGGTAG
- a CDS encoding sugar transferase codes for MTRDSDMISARDREPSADAHLGGLDAGSVKSALSTHLAVQLEPSLDASQRMAARRKREMSRASFLLLIAMVDYLALISALAFAGTVRFGTPFNAMIGNALLFISLIYPVCAGYGGAFSPQVLSDTRSSVVRGVRAAVLANILFIIALFCFKAGIEFSRVLIVTSIVASAAFIAAGRFVASWLIVPRARRHQMMDLAIVDDSAPPEQLPEGMVHVIAHDLELWPDASDRVQIDRLVSLCADYDMVRVYCPPDKRAAWTHMLRCLDTRSEIRLSDLDGIRPLELIRHGDRCLALISRKPLEWHQALTKRVLDLAVVLIALPFLLPLMAIFAIAIKVESPGPVLFRQERIGLGNRSFWMLKFRSMRHELSDGNGNMLTARNDARVTKVGAFIRKTSIDELPQIFNVLRGDMSIVGPRPHAYGAKAGNRLYWEVDSSYWQRHIAKPGITGLAQIRGFRGNTFEESDLQDRLDADLEYVSQWSLVRDIEIMFATLRVLVHDRAF; via the coding sequence ATGACGCGCGATAGTGACATGATCAGCGCTAGAGATCGGGAGCCATCTGCGGACGCACACTTAGGCGGACTTGATGCTGGAAGCGTCAAATCAGCTCTATCGACGCATTTGGCCGTGCAGCTCGAGCCGTCGCTTGACGCTTCGCAACGTATGGCGGCGAGACGCAAGCGCGAGATGTCGCGCGCTTCCTTTCTCCTGCTGATCGCAATGGTCGACTACCTAGCGCTGATATCCGCGTTGGCATTTGCCGGAACCGTCCGGTTCGGAACCCCGTTCAACGCGATGATCGGAAATGCCCTGCTGTTCATTTCGCTTATCTATCCGGTCTGCGCGGGATATGGCGGGGCGTTTTCTCCGCAGGTATTATCGGATACCAGATCGTCCGTGGTTCGGGGCGTGCGGGCGGCGGTTCTCGCGAACATCTTGTTCATCATAGCCCTGTTCTGCTTCAAGGCTGGGATCGAATTTTCGCGCGTACTTATCGTCACTTCCATCGTCGCCAGCGCAGCATTCATCGCCGCCGGACGATTTGTCGCGAGCTGGCTGATCGTCCCCCGTGCGCGCCGACACCAAATGATGGACCTCGCCATCGTCGACGACAGCGCACCGCCCGAGCAATTGCCCGAAGGCATGGTTCACGTCATTGCCCATGATCTGGAGCTCTGGCCCGACGCAAGCGATCGCGTTCAGATCGACCGGCTCGTTTCGCTTTGCGCCGACTATGACATGGTGCGGGTCTATTGCCCCCCCGACAAGCGCGCGGCTTGGACGCATATGCTGCGCTGTCTGGATACGCGCAGCGAAATCCGCCTTTCGGATCTCGACGGCATACGTCCGCTGGAACTGATCCGTCATGGCGATCGGTGCCTCGCGTTAATTTCGCGCAAACCGCTGGAATGGCATCAGGCGCTTACCAAGCGCGTTCTCGATCTGGCCGTCGTGCTGATCGCGCTTCCGTTTCTGCTCCCGTTGATGGCGATCTTCGCCATCGCCATCAAAGTTGAGAGCCCGGGCCCGGTCCTGTTCCGTCAGGAGCGCATCGGACTGGGCAATCGGAGCTTCTGGATGCTGAAGTTCCGCTCGATGCGCCATGAGCTTAGCGACGGAAACGGCAATATGCTCACGGCACGGAATGACGCACGAGTCACGAAAGTAGGCGCGTTCATCCGGAAGACGAGCATCGACGAACTTCCGCAGATTTTTAACGTTCTTCGCGGCGATATGAGCATCGTCGGACCTCGCCCTCACGCTTATGGCGCGAAGGCCGGCAATCGGCTCTATTGGGAAGTCGACAGCAGCTATTGGCAGCGCCATATCGCAAAGCCAGGAATCACGGGGCTCGCACAAATACGCGGTTTCCGGGGCAACACTTTTGAAGAGAGCGACCTGCAAGACCGGCTCGATGCTGATCTTGAATATGTTTCGCAATGGTCGCTGGTTCGCGACATTGAAATCATGTTCGCGACCTTGCGCGTTCTGGTCCACGACCGCGCCTTCTGA
- a CDS encoding glycosyltransferase, with amino-acid sequence MKVLHVAETTIGGIASHLAEILPLQIEALGKGNVALLMPENEREHIAPFDGLALEYFRSDARRLRSAWTLSREMVRFGDTYRPDVVHAHSSFGGLAARLFGGAKGTPTIYCPHGWSFTQDISEWKKHIYGLVERAQLYQTSFVVNVSHYERKVALDYGLPDTLKLAVIENGIAASPPVSEQAQIVIDPDRINLAFIGRSGRPKGLDILLDAARQLEDEPIAFHLVGPSLEHDAPVLGDLPKNVIVYGWQPREFALAMLEKVDALVMPSRWEGLPMVGIEAMRASKPVIASKRSALPELVEDMVTGLLVDIDQPGSLASTLRGLSKTQLQRMGIAGRKVFERKYVAEKQIRKFLTLYERSMAA; translated from the coding sequence ATGAAGGTTTTACACGTCGCCGAGACGACGATCGGTGGCATCGCTTCGCACTTGGCGGAAATATTGCCACTTCAGATCGAAGCGTTGGGCAAAGGCAATGTGGCATTGCTGATGCCGGAGAATGAACGCGAGCATATCGCACCATTCGACGGCCTGGCGCTCGAATATTTTCGGAGCGATGCACGCCGGCTGCGCTCGGCATGGACATTGTCGCGCGAAATGGTGCGATTTGGCGACACCTACCGCCCTGATGTCGTCCATGCCCACAGCAGCTTCGGGGGGCTCGCGGCGCGGCTGTTCGGCGGCGCGAAAGGGACGCCGACAATTTACTGCCCGCATGGTTGGTCGTTCACCCAAGACATATCGGAATGGAAGAAGCATATATATGGTTTGGTGGAGCGCGCGCAGCTCTATCAAACCAGCTTCGTCGTCAATGTCTCGCACTATGAGCGGAAGGTTGCGCTCGACTATGGGCTTCCCGACACGCTCAAGCTCGCGGTCATCGAAAACGGGATAGCTGCCTCTCCACCCGTATCGGAACAAGCGCAAATCGTGATTGATCCCGACAGGATCAATCTCGCTTTCATCGGCCGATCAGGACGACCGAAGGGCTTGGACATCCTCTTGGACGCAGCACGTCAACTGGAAGATGAGCCGATCGCTTTTCACCTCGTCGGACCCTCGCTTGAACACGATGCGCCAGTACTCGGCGACTTGCCAAAGAATGTGATCGTATATGGGTGGCAACCACGAGAGTTTGCGTTAGCAATGCTGGAGAAGGTTGACGCCTTGGTCATGCCATCGCGATGGGAAGGTCTGCCGATGGTCGGTATCGAGGCGATGCGCGCCTCTAAGCCGGTTATCGCCAGCAAACGCTCTGCCCTGCCCGAATTGGTCGAAGATATGGTAACGGGGCTTCTGGTCGATATCGATCAGCCCGGCTCATTGGCTTCCACATTGCGCGGACTATCCAAAACGCAGCTGCAGCGGATGGGGATCGCCGGGCGCAAAGTGTTCGAGCGTAAATATGTCGCTGAAAAGCAGATACGAAAGTTCTTGACCCTCTACGAACGATCGATGGCCGCATGA
- a CDS encoding class I SAM-dependent methyltransferase → MGPFLNPYYFLRRGLLRAVRTEAPGMTRTVIDFGCGSQPYRRYFTNVSSYIRMDIEVSGHDHARLNSLVDVYYDGATWPFETGSIDNIFSSETFEHVFNLPENLAEMRRVLKPGGKLLATIPFAFPEHEQPYDFARYTEFGMRHLLEKAGFDQIEIQKSGTFVTAISQLWSTYIFQKLGAKNAVLNLLVQIVLVAPGTIWGAILNALLPTSRDLYCSLVIKAKKPG, encoded by the coding sequence TTGGGGCCTTTCCTTAACCCATATTATTTCCTGCGGCGAGGCCTGCTGCGCGCGGTTCGAACGGAAGCGCCCGGCATGACCCGCACCGTCATCGATTTCGGCTGCGGATCCCAACCCTACCGCCGCTATTTTACAAATGTGTCATCCTATATCAGAATGGATATCGAGGTCAGCGGCCACGATCACGCCAGGCTGAACAGTCTTGTCGATGTCTATTACGATGGCGCGACTTGGCCGTTCGAAACTGGTTCGATCGATAATATTTTCTCTTCGGAAACCTTCGAGCATGTGTTCAACCTACCCGAGAATCTCGCCGAAATGCGGAGGGTGTTGAAGCCCGGTGGGAAGTTGCTCGCAACGATCCCCTTTGCATTCCCCGAACATGAGCAGCCATATGATTTTGCACGCTATACCGAATTCGGGATGCGTCATCTTCTGGAAAAGGCCGGCTTCGACCAAATCGAGATTCAGAAGTCGGGCACGTTCGTCACGGCGATTTCGCAGCTCTGGTCGACCTATATCTTCCAGAAGCTGGGGGCAAAGAACGCCGTGTTGAACCTTCTTGTCCAGATCGTTCTGGTGGCGCCGGGTACCATTTGGGGCGCGATCTTGAATGCACTGCTTCCGACCAGCCGTGACCTTTACTGCTCGCTGGTGATCAAGGCAAAGAAGCCCGGCTAG
- a CDS encoding FkbM family methyltransferase — translation MTAINDIERSLARRLPTNFLKDVYPRAMRRLAEYGLFRGRHLVDTKHGFQIFADRLDAVKWHVYYFGELEPQVSLAWKRILRPGDSVLDIGANVGYHSLLAATSVGPQGHVYAVEPGRRVLPQLHKHIEINDCRNITVFENAISDKREVAKFYYGGDNLQGNSSLIGAETEFFDLVECITFADLAEQVPLEKLRLIKIDVEGAEDRVIRNMVGFLEKLRDDVVLFIEISPDNAGRAEEILKPFADSGFSSRLIENEYNTNFYRAASSVKLAPAMFRDGQIHDVVLSRDSSVFAEMAG, via the coding sequence ATGACTGCAATTAACGACATAGAGCGCTCGCTTGCTCGAAGGCTTCCGACCAATTTTCTGAAGGATGTTTATCCCCGCGCCATGCGCAGACTCGCCGAGTATGGGCTCTTCCGAGGACGCCATTTGGTCGATACCAAACATGGCTTTCAGATTTTCGCCGACCGTCTGGATGCCGTGAAGTGGCACGTTTACTATTTTGGCGAGCTAGAACCGCAGGTAAGCCTCGCATGGAAGCGGATATTGCGCCCGGGCGACAGCGTTTTGGATATTGGCGCTAACGTTGGATATCATAGCCTGCTCGCCGCAACGTCGGTAGGGCCACAGGGTCATGTCTACGCAGTGGAGCCGGGACGCCGCGTTCTCCCTCAACTGCATAAGCATATCGAGATCAACGACTGTCGAAACATCACAGTGTTCGAGAATGCGATCTCGGACAAACGCGAAGTCGCGAAATTTTACTACGGAGGTGACAATCTCCAGGGAAATTCGTCTTTGATCGGTGCTGAAACCGAATTTTTCGACCTCGTCGAATGCATTACTTTCGCTGACCTCGCCGAACAGGTACCTTTGGAAAAGCTCCGTTTGATAAAGATCGACGTCGAAGGCGCTGAAGATCGAGTGATCCGGAATATGGTAGGCTTTCTGGAAAAGCTGCGCGACGACGTCGTCCTGTTTATCGAAATCAGCCCCGACAATGCCGGTCGGGCCGAAGAGATTCTTAAGCCATTCGCCGATTCCGGCTTCTCATCACGATTGATTGAGAATGAATACAATACAAACTTCTATCGCGCCGCTTCGTCGGTGAAACTGGCTCCTGCGATGTTTCGCGACGGGCAGATTCATGATGTGGTATTAAGCCGAGATTCTTCGGTTTTTGCGGAAATGGCGGGCTAG
- a CDS encoding O-antigen ligase family protein encodes MMKFSNSSQAREERAGEESIRSVRFGALFALLMSACLLGGGPVAAGIPLIIISIAAAVCLGVLIYERSLGKRPELPRYFTLVLGAIWIAPLVQLIPLPPGIWRELPGRTIAASVRDVVSPGAGFYPFSIDPASTWVAFFAVTVFMVAFIGALSLGRRQMRLLLWALCAIAFLNIFVGSFQVATGGGIFDFHGSGHRANLIGFFANRNHAALYLSAMIPLLTYLISTSHGLMRRHARYFSIAGIILLLVGVVVTTSRAGLVMGMISAVASLVMVGFTSKVVKSPWRIAAGGGVLLLAASPILFSERLFAVMQRFDSVSADLRWQIWKQSWVVAQAYLPLGSGFGTYRLAYDPLEPIAMVSPQYVNNAHNDYLELLIEGGYPAIILLLGLLILIALQSWKLAPQIWKARLLSAYVPAILFIVLALGHSVVDYPMRRLAIAVPLALMLGLLFRSTREDRAMKEGAPTQIADNAEA; translated from the coding sequence ATGATGAAATTCAGCAATAGTTCTCAAGCGCGGGAAGAACGCGCCGGCGAAGAGAGTATCCGGAGCGTCCGGTTCGGTGCCTTGTTCGCCTTGCTGATGTCGGCCTGCCTGCTAGGCGGAGGGCCGGTAGCAGCCGGTATCCCCCTGATCATAATCAGCATTGCCGCCGCCGTCTGCTTGGGTGTTCTTATCTACGAAAGGAGCTTAGGAAAGCGTCCTGAGCTTCCACGATATTTCACCCTCGTGCTGGGGGCGATCTGGATTGCTCCGCTGGTTCAGCTCATTCCACTGCCACCGGGGATTTGGCGCGAATTGCCCGGGCGAACGATCGCCGCATCGGTTCGGGACGTGGTATCACCGGGCGCGGGATTTTATCCGTTTAGCATAGATCCAGCCTCGACCTGGGTCGCTTTTTTTGCCGTGACGGTGTTCATGGTGGCATTTATCGGCGCGCTTTCACTGGGCCGCCGCCAGATGCGGCTCTTGCTCTGGGCGCTTTGCGCGATTGCCTTTCTCAACATCTTCGTGGGTTCGTTCCAGGTAGCGACCGGTGGCGGCATTTTCGATTTTCATGGGAGCGGGCATCGCGCAAACCTCATCGGCTTCTTCGCCAATCGCAATCATGCGGCGCTTTACCTGTCGGCGATGATCCCCTTGCTGACCTATCTGATTTCCACCAGCCACGGCCTGATGCGCCGCCATGCTCGATATTTTTCGATTGCCGGGATCATATTACTGCTCGTTGGCGTTGTCGTCACCACGTCGCGTGCGGGGTTGGTCATGGGTATGATCAGCGCCGTGGCGTCTTTGGTAATGGTCGGCTTCACATCGAAAGTGGTAAAATCGCCATGGCGGATAGCGGCCGGGGGGGGCGTTCTGCTTCTGGCGGCTTCGCCGATCCTGTTCAGCGAACGCCTGTTCGCCGTCATGCAGCGGTTCGACAGCGTGTCCGCCGACCTCCGATGGCAGATATGGAAGCAGAGCTGGGTCGTCGCCCAAGCCTATCTGCCTCTGGGGAGCGGTTTCGGGACCTATCGCCTTGCCTATGATCCGCTCGAGCCAATCGCGATGGTTTCGCCGCAATATGTGAACAACGCGCACAACGATTATCTCGAGTTGCTGATTGAAGGCGGCTATCCAGCGATCATTCTTCTTCTGGGACTGCTGATCTTAATCGCGTTGCAATCCTGGAAGCTGGCGCCGCAAATCTGGAAGGCGAGACTGTTATCTGCCTATGTTCCTGCCATCCTCTTCATTGTCCTCGCACTCGGGCATTCGGTCGTCGATTATCCCATGCGCAGGCTGGCCATTGCCGTTCCGCTTGCGCTGATGCTGGGTTTATTGTTTCGATCGACGAGGGAAGATCGCGCCATGAAGGAAGGCGCGCCGACACAGATCGCCGATAATGCTGAAGCCTGA
- a CDS encoding GumC family protein: protein MNNKAPSPAGKAFDSYHAQDILDDDQQGAEDARLIDLREIWAIVYRSRFWIATIMASAIVLGIIVTLLMTPRYRADAAVQIDQEAIKVLGTEQSESSASIQDAERFLKTQVDVINSRAVARAVANELRLFNGDRFLEQMRDSQEVEATSSVSLADAKRERVLTVLQKNLTVELPPQSRVVRIFFTSPDPALAARVANSYAENFIRLNLRRKFDSSSYAREFLREQLDEAQQRLARAERSAVQYAREKKIIDASAAASTSDRPSAPRSLTTGTLVQLNQQQAEATAKRIQAEQRWNRARAVNSLSIPEVLENTAVQALLAEKAQLNAQLMEETQRRRDDYPTVRQGRARIIELDQQIGAIASSIRSTIRTEYEVARTNEQALGNRVEQLKSSTFSEQSESIQLSILRREADTFRQQYEFLLARFNQLNAEAGVQANNISLIDQAVTPIKPSSPKIVLNLFLAAILGGIISTIFCYVRHTVFDTIRTPDDVARNLNLPLLGVVPKPENPENLANELRDPKQPISEAFSSLRSTLSMISTHGLPKTLAFTSTTAAEGKSTACFATALSLARTGKRLLVIDLDLRRPNQHNQYGIKNTEGMSELLSGNRTFADVVRKTNVERVDMITGGAIPPNPTELLDPGSIRAMLAAHSADYDVILVDSAPVLAIADAISVGNSVEAVIYVIESNKNLPKTILAALSRLRDAHANVSGVLLTKFDASSSGYGNSYESTYQYEYGH from the coding sequence ATGAACAATAAAGCTCCATCGCCTGCAGGGAAGGCGTTCGACTCTTATCATGCTCAAGACATTCTAGATGATGATCAGCAAGGTGCCGAAGACGCGCGCCTGATCGATCTCCGCGAGATATGGGCGATCGTCTATCGCTCGCGCTTCTGGATTGCGACAATCATGGCCTCGGCCATCGTGTTGGGCATTATCGTAACACTATTGATGACACCGCGATATCGCGCTGATGCTGCGGTCCAAATCGATCAGGAAGCAATCAAGGTCCTCGGTACTGAGCAATCCGAATCATCCGCCTCTATCCAGGACGCCGAACGCTTTCTGAAAACGCAGGTCGATGTCATCAACAGCCGAGCCGTCGCGCGTGCTGTCGCCAATGAACTGCGTTTGTTCAATGGCGATCGCTTCCTCGAACAAATGCGCGACAGCCAAGAAGTTGAAGCCACCTCGTCCGTCTCGCTTGCCGATGCCAAGCGGGAGCGTGTGCTGACCGTCCTGCAGAAAAACCTTACCGTCGAACTGCCGCCGCAATCGCGTGTTGTCCGGATATTCTTCACGAGCCCCGATCCGGCACTGGCAGCGCGCGTCGCGAACAGTTACGCGGAGAATTTCATCCGGCTCAACTTGCGCCGCAAATTCGATAGCTCATCCTACGCTCGCGAATTCTTGCGCGAACAGCTCGACGAAGCGCAGCAGCGCCTAGCCCGTGCCGAACGAAGCGCGGTCCAATATGCGCGCGAGAAGAAGATCATCGACGCCAGCGCCGCTGCATCGACCAGCGATCGCCCCAGCGCCCCGCGATCGCTGACGACGGGCACTCTTGTTCAGTTAAACCAGCAGCAGGCCGAAGCTACGGCAAAGCGCATCCAGGCCGAACAGCGCTGGAATAGGGCTCGCGCGGTCAATTCGCTCAGCATTCCAGAGGTACTTGAAAACACGGCTGTGCAGGCTCTGCTCGCCGAAAAGGCACAGCTGAATGCTCAGCTAATGGAAGAAACGCAGCGGCGGCGTGACGATTATCCCACTGTCCGACAAGGGCGGGCGAGAATTATCGAGCTGGATCAGCAGATCGGCGCGATCGCGTCGAGCATCCGCTCGACGATCCGGACGGAATATGAGGTTGCCCGTACAAATGAACAGGCCCTCGGCAACCGCGTCGAACAGTTGAAGAGTTCGACATTCTCGGAACAGAGCGAAAGCATTCAATTGTCGATACTCCGTCGCGAAGCCGACACGTTTCGTCAGCAGTATGAATTCCTGCTTGCCCGGTTCAATCAGTTGAATGCGGAAGCGGGAGTGCAAGCAAACAACATATCGCTAATCGATCAGGCGGTAACGCCGATCAAACCGTCGTCGCCCAAGATTGTTTTGAACCTGTTTCTCGCCGCGATCTTGGGCGGGATCATCTCAACCATTTTCTGTTACGTCCGTCATACCGTATTCGACACTATCCGGACGCCCGACGATGTTGCGCGGAACTTGAACCTGCCTTTGTTGGGCGTGGTCCCCAAGCCCGAAAACCCGGAAAACCTCGCGAACGAGCTGCGCGATCCAAAGCAACCCATTTCGGAAGCTTTCAGCAGCCTGCGATCGACGCTTTCGATGATCTCCACCCATGGCTTGCCGAAGACGCTGGCATTTACTAGTACGACAGCGGCGGAAGGAAAGTCGACGGCCTGCTTTGCCACCGCGCTGTCGCTTGCGCGTACCGGCAAGCGCCTGCTGGTCATCGACCTCGACCTTCGGCGACCGAACCAACATAACCAGTATGGTATCAAAAATACCGAAGGCATGAGCGAACTTCTGTCGGGCAATCGCACATTTGCGGATGTCGTGCGCAAGACCAATGTCGAGCGGGTAGACATGATCACTGGCGGCGCCATTCCGCCGAACCCCACCGAACTGCTCGATCCCGGTTCAATCCGGGCGATGCTGGCCGCGCATTCAGCCGACTATGACGTAATCCTTGTCGATAGCGCGCCGGTTTTGGCGATCGCCGATGCAATCAGCGTGGGCAATTCTGTTGAAGCCGTGATCTACGTTATCGAGTCGAACAAGAATCTGCCCAAGACTATCCTCGCGGCTCTCAGCCGCCTGCGTGATGCTCACGCAAATGTCTCGGGTGTATTGTTGACCAAGTTCGATGCGTCATCGTCGGGCTATGGCAATTCGTATGAATCGACGTATCAATATGAATATGGGCATTAA
- a CDS encoding D-sedoheptulose 7-phosphate isomerase, whose protein sequence is MIDIAAIISTAMREGGKVLLAGNGGSAGDAQHIAGEFLSRLNFDRAPLAAIALTTDTSVLTAIGNDYGYERVFERQVRGLGRPNDVFIGISTSGRSRNIIAALEAAKAIGMTTVAFCGEDPRDMGPLCDYHLRAPSGDTPLIQQIHIVAAHIICGAVEQTLFSKPA, encoded by the coding sequence ATGATCGACATTGCGGCGATAATTTCCACTGCGATGCGCGAGGGCGGTAAGGTGCTGCTCGCCGGAAATGGCGGAAGCGCCGGCGACGCACAGCATATCGCGGGCGAGTTCCTGTCGCGGCTGAATTTCGACCGCGCACCGCTCGCTGCGATCGCGCTCACCACCGATACCTCAGTTCTGACCGCTATCGGTAACGATTATGGTTATGAGCGCGTGTTCGAGAGGCAGGTGAGAGGTTTGGGTCGGCCGAACGACGTCTTCATCGGCATTTCGACTTCGGGACGTTCGCGCAACATCATCGCCGCGTTGGAAGCAGCGAAGGCAATAGGGATGACGACTGTTGCCTTCTGTGGCGAAGATCCGCGCGATATGGGGCCGCTGTGCGATTATCACTTGCGTGCTCCGTCAGGGGATACCCCGCTGATCCAGCAAATTCATATCGTGGCGGCGCACATCATCTGCGGAGCAGTCGAACAGACGCTGTTCAGCAAGCCGGCATGA
- a CDS encoding polysaccharide biosynthesis/export family protein, translating into MIRRAPIALVCLTLAACAGPRSTAPAGNAAYAIIPTPVAGVLPAEYRIGPSDVLSMKVFQEPELSNDQLPVDAAGTIYVPLIGMVAAAGKTRAELAGEIAQKLDQRFLVNPQVAINVVTAVTQRVTVDGEVRKPGVFPKAGQLTLLQAIALGEGTSDVAKLNQVIVFRNIGDQRLVARFDLGAIRAGNAPDPEILGNDIVVVGESAARRIYRDAIMVLPALAGAFVTVTDGR; encoded by the coding sequence ATGATTCGTCGCGCGCCGATTGCGCTCGTTTGTTTGACTTTAGCTGCTTGTGCAGGTCCGAGATCAACTGCTCCTGCTGGCAATGCCGCCTATGCGATCATTCCGACACCGGTTGCCGGAGTACTGCCGGCCGAATATCGCATCGGACCGTCCGATGTGCTCAGCATGAAGGTCTTCCAAGAACCCGAACTGTCGAACGACCAGTTGCCGGTCGATGCGGCCGGAACGATCTATGTCCCCCTGATCGGCATGGTCGCTGCCGCCGGCAAGACGCGCGCCGAGTTGGCGGGCGAGATAGCGCAAAAGCTCGATCAGCGATTCCTGGTCAACCCGCAAGTGGCGATCAACGTCGTCACCGCGGTCACCCAACGCGTCACGGTTGATGGCGAGGTTCGAAAGCCCGGCGTTTTTCCGAAAGCGGGCCAACTCACGCTGTTGCAGGCAATCGCACTGGGGGAAGGAACCAGTGACGTCGCCAAGCTCAACCAGGTGATCGTTTTCCGGAATATCGGCGATCAGCGCCTCGTCGCCCGTTTCGATCTTGGCGCGATCCGAGCGGGCAATGCCCCCGATCCTGAGATACTGGGCAACGACATCGTGGTCGTCGGCGAATCCGCAGCCCGCCGCATCTACCGTGACGCAATAATGGTGCTCCCCGCTCTTGCCGGTGCCTTCGTCACCGTCACTGATGGAAGATAG